In Aequorivita sp. H23M31, a single window of DNA contains:
- a CDS encoding Glu/Leu/Phe/Val family dehydrogenase: protein MTNEQTLEEPKPVKKGMLDNVLEQFNHAADQINLNPNVRKILSITNTEIVINFPVRMDSGDVEIFTGYRVQHNNALGPYKGGLRYHPTVDINGARALAMWMTWKTSLAGLPYGGAKGGIQIDPSKYSAGELERITRRFTYALGENIGPEHDIPAPDVNTNAQTMAWIADTYMSTKSTSERSKNMHVVTGKPVGSGGLEGRDRATGFGVFLTIKFWAEKTKQSLKGKKFIVQGFGNVGYWSAHFLQNEGAILVGVQDAFGSIQNKDGIKVEDLFNYAKSNHGSIVGFPEAKVLEGKDFFGLDCDICIPAALGNQITKQNADSIKAVLIAEGANGPTDVEGEKILLAKGVTIIPDIMCNSGGVIGSYFEWLQNRNGELWQLDEILLKIEKKLRTTFDKVTEYSEEKNLDLRTAAFCIAIERIEKAYILRGIFP, encoded by the coding sequence ATGACAAACGAACAAACATTGGAAGAACCCAAACCGGTAAAAAAAGGAATGTTGGACAATGTATTGGAGCAATTCAATCATGCGGCCGACCAAATTAACCTGAACCCAAACGTTCGGAAAATCTTAAGTATTACAAACACTGAAATTGTCATCAACTTCCCTGTGCGCATGGACAGTGGGGATGTAGAGATCTTTACGGGATACCGTGTGCAGCACAATAATGCATTGGGCCCATACAAAGGTGGACTTCGATATCATCCCACTGTGGACATCAATGGAGCACGTGCCTTGGCGATGTGGATGACTTGGAAAACCTCTCTGGCTGGTCTTCCTTATGGCGGAGCAAAAGGTGGAATTCAAATTGATCCCTCAAAATATTCGGCAGGCGAGCTAGAGCGAATTACCCGCCGTTTTACGTATGCTCTTGGAGAAAACATAGGACCTGAACATGACATTCCCGCTCCCGATGTAAATACCAACGCACAGACAATGGCTTGGATTGCGGATACTTATATGAGCACTAAAAGTACCTCGGAACGGTCTAAAAACATGCACGTTGTTACGGGAAAACCTGTTGGCAGTGGTGGGCTTGAAGGTCGTGACCGGGCAACTGGATTTGGTGTGTTCTTGACTATTAAATTTTGGGCGGAAAAAACCAAACAAAGTTTAAAAGGAAAGAAATTCATTGTTCAAGGATTTGGCAATGTAGGTTATTGGTCTGCACATTTTCTTCAAAATGAAGGGGCAATATTGGTAGGGGTTCAAGATGCCTTTGGAAGTATTCAAAATAAAGACGGAATTAAAGTTGAGGATTTGTTCAACTATGCCAAATCAAACCACGGCAGTATTGTAGGTTTTCCCGAAGCGAAGGTTCTGGAGGGAAAGGATTTTTTCGGGTTAGATTGTGATATCTGTATTCCTGCTGCCCTAGGTAATCAAATAACCAAGCAAAATGCCGATTCTATAAAGGCTGTTTTAATAGCCGAAGGTGCAAATGGACCAACCGATGTAGAAGGTGAAAAGATATTGTTAGCCAAGGGCGTTACCATTATTCCGGATATAATGTGTAATTCGGGCGGAGTAATAGGGAGCTATTTTGAATGGCTGCAAAACCGTAACGGAGAATTATGGCAGCTAGATGAAATCTTGCTGAAAATTGAGAAAAAACTTCGAACCACTTTTGATAAGGTTACTGAATATTCCGAAGAGAAAAACCTGGATTTAAGAACTGCTGCTTTCTGCATTGCAATAGAACGTATTGAGAAGGCCTACATTCTTAGAGGTATTTTCCCATAA
- a CDS encoding NAD(P) transhydrogenase subunit alpha part 2, whose translation MDFINQNIQEIYFVVFCIFIGIEVISNVPAILHTPLMSGANAISGVILVGAILLMLNIPADDYLNLTLGGIAIFLGTLNISGGFFVTGRMLKMFNPKK comes from the coding sequence ATGGATTTCATCAATCAAAACATCCAAGAAATTTATTTTGTAGTCTTTTGTATTTTCATCGGTATAGAAGTTATCTCCAATGTTCCCGCAATTTTGCATACCCCACTTATGTCGGGCGCCAATGCTATTAGTGGGGTGATTTTGGTAGGCGCTATTTTATTGATGCTGAATATTCCTGCAGATGATTATCTCAATCTTACCTTAGGAGGAATTGCTATCTTTTTGGGTACCTTGAATATCTCCGGTGGATTTTTCGTCACCGGACGTATGCTTAAAATGTTCAATCCCAAAAAATGA
- a CDS encoding GreA/GreB family elongation factor codes for MKYGNLILEKKEYVFLKRLLNVSSYYKDQNTIASLKKLSSELNKAVIYDNDEMPDDVIRFNTIITVQSGTWQTEFQLVIPTERDIAANKISILAPMGSAVMGYALGDSVTWNFPNGAKELEITSVKQAEKPIDIDVLL; via the coding sequence ATGAAATATGGAAATTTGATATTGGAGAAAAAGGAGTATGTCTTTTTAAAGCGTTTGTTGAATGTTTCCAGCTATTATAAAGACCAAAACACCATAGCTTCCTTAAAAAAATTGAGCTCGGAACTTAATAAGGCCGTTATTTATGATAATGACGAAATGCCAGATGACGTAATCCGGTTTAACACGATTATTACCGTACAGTCTGGAACCTGGCAAACGGAGTTCCAATTGGTAATCCCGACCGAAAGGGATATAGCCGCTAACAAAATTTCCATATTGGCACCTATGGGCTCGGCTGTAATGGGTTATGCCCTGGGCGATTCCGTTACTTGGAATTTCCCCAATGGTGCTAAAGAACTGGAGATTACCAGTGTGAAACAAGCAGAGAAACCTATCGATATTGATGTATTATTGTAA
- a CDS encoding NAD(P)(+) transhydrogenase (Re/Si-specific) subunit beta codes for MHVIIEVGYLLATISFILGLKFMSSPKKAKTGNLIAAIGMILAVVLTFFAGYTGTVPYINLVIMLVAIVIGTVVGKRFSDKVEMTGMPQLVSLFNATGGGCAMLLGMIEANPNHPSPAILTMQILLIAGLITGAIAFTGSIIAERKLAGKVKDYRTIGVVLTARILLALMILLPVLYFVGVIPVSFAVFVYFLAFLAMVYGVLFVLPIGGADMPVVISLLNSITGIATAFTGLVYGNKVMIAGGIFVGAAGIFLTLLMCKAMNRSLMKVLAGKFKKSTGIVSDEEQEIKEISVAETALSLSFAQKVAVVPGYGLAVAQAQHVCAQLQQILEKRNCEVDYIIHPVAGRMPGHMNVLLAEANVDYSRLKEMDEGNEVMSQYDVVLVIGANDVVNPAAENNPDSPVYGMPIIRAHEAKQVVVMKRGRSKGYAGVENDLFEMDNCSILFGDAKVSLQEIVNQLKLI; via the coding sequence ATGCACGTAATAATTGAAGTCGGTTATCTATTAGCCACCATATCATTTATACTGGGACTCAAGTTTATGAGTTCACCCAAAAAAGCCAAAACGGGGAATCTTATTGCCGCGATTGGAATGATTCTCGCGGTAGTTCTTACATTTTTTGCAGGATATACCGGAACTGTCCCTTATATAAATCTCGTCATAATGCTCGTGGCGATTGTTATAGGAACTGTTGTTGGAAAGCGATTTTCCGATAAAGTGGAAATGACCGGAATGCCACAATTGGTTTCTCTCTTTAACGCAACAGGAGGTGGATGCGCCATGCTCTTAGGAATGATCGAAGCCAATCCAAACCATCCATCACCAGCTATTTTGACCATGCAAATTTTGCTGATTGCCGGTTTAATAACTGGAGCTATTGCCTTTACGGGAAGTATAATTGCCGAACGTAAGCTCGCTGGGAAAGTAAAGGATTATCGAACCATTGGCGTAGTGCTTACCGCACGAATTCTTTTGGCGCTTATGATACTTTTACCGGTTCTATATTTTGTAGGTGTAATACCCGTAAGTTTTGCCGTTTTCGTTTATTTCCTAGCCTTTCTAGCAATGGTTTATGGAGTTTTATTTGTTTTACCTATTGGAGGTGCGGATATGCCCGTAGTTATTTCGTTATTAAACAGTATAACAGGTATTGCCACAGCTTTTACAGGGTTGGTTTACGGAAATAAAGTGATGATTGCCGGTGGAATTTTTGTGGGTGCAGCTGGTATCTTCCTTACCCTCCTGATGTGTAAAGCTATGAACCGCTCTCTTATGAAAGTATTAGCGGGGAAATTTAAAAAGAGCACTGGAATCGTTTCCGATGAAGAGCAGGAAATAAAAGAAATAAGCGTTGCAGAAACTGCACTTTCACTTTCTTTTGCCCAAAAAGTGGCTGTGGTTCCTGGTTACGGATTAGCAGTAGCCCAAGCCCAGCACGTATGCGCCCAATTGCAGCAAATTTTGGAAAAAAGAAATTGCGAAGTTGATTATATTATCCATCCGGTAGCTGGCCGTATGCCAGGACATATGAACGTACTTTTAGCCGAAGCAAATGTTGACTATTCCCGATTGAAAGAAATGGATGAAGGCAATGAAGTGATGTCACAATACGATGTGGTATTGGTTATTGGCGCCAACGATGTGGTAAATCCCGCTGCTGAAAACAATCCCGATAGTCCAGTATATGGAATGCCTATTATTCGTGCACATGAAGCCAAACAAGTTGTTGTTATGAAACGTGGGAGAAGCAAAGGCTATGCTGGAGTAGAAAATGATCTTTTTGAAATGGACAATTGCAGTATTCTTTTCGGGGATGCAAAAGTTTCATTACAGGAGATTGTGAATCAGTTGAAGTTGATTTAA
- a CDS encoding YeiH family protein, which translates to MEKISDSQTWVKVLFIIAMVLCISGYISSPVALVGGFLFTYFLGHPFLTLNSTAVNWLLKIAVVGLGFGMNLLETVNAGKDGFILTVFSISATLILGYFLGRLLKMDKKGSHLISSGTAICGGSAIAAVAPVINANEKDISISLGVIFLLNSIALIVFPPLGHLFDLSQHQFGLWCAIAIHDTSSVVGAAYTFGEEALKVATTVKLARALWIIPLSILSVFLFKGKGKSVKIPYFIFLFILAIIMNSYLPIPDIITEGITSISKSLLVLTLFLIGAGLSVDKIKSAGWKPMILGISLWVFISISSILVIVSL; encoded by the coding sequence ATGGAAAAAATTAGCGATAGTCAAACTTGGGTAAAAGTACTTTTTATTATTGCAATGGTACTTTGTATCTCAGGATATATAAGTAGTCCCGTAGCACTGGTTGGAGGTTTTCTCTTCACTTATTTCTTAGGCCATCCTTTTCTTACCTTAAATTCCACGGCAGTTAATTGGCTTTTAAAAATCGCCGTGGTTGGACTTGGTTTTGGGATGAATCTGTTAGAAACTGTAAATGCCGGTAAGGATGGATTTATCCTTACTGTGTTTTCCATTTCAGCAACCCTAATCCTCGGATATTTTTTGGGTAGATTGTTAAAAATGGATAAAAAGGGAAGCCATCTTATCAGTTCGGGAACTGCTATTTGTGGAGGTAGTGCGATTGCTGCGGTTGCTCCTGTAATAAACGCGAATGAAAAGGATATCTCCATTTCTCTAGGTGTAATTTTTCTGCTGAATTCAATTGCTCTTATTGTTTTTCCGCCTCTAGGACATTTATTTGACTTGTCGCAGCACCAATTTGGACTTTGGTGCGCTATAGCCATTCACGACACAAGTTCTGTAGTGGGTGCCGCATATACTTTTGGGGAGGAAGCTTTGAAAGTTGCAACTACGGTTAAACTAGCCAGAGCGCTTTGGATTATTCCACTTTCTATTCTTTCTGTATTTCTTTTTAAAGGGAAAGGGAAAAGTGTGAAAATTCCCTATTTCATCTTTCTTTTTATTTTGGCAATTATAATGAACAGTTATCTGCCAATACCGGATATCATTACTGAAGGAATTACAAGTATTTCCAAATCGTTATTGGTGTTGACCTTATTCTTGATTGGAGCTGGACTATCCGTAGATAAAATAAAATCTGCAGGTTGGAAGCCGATGATTCTTGGAATTTCGTTGTGGGTTTTTATTTCTATCAGTTCTATCTTGGTGATTGTTTCGCTTTAA
- a CDS encoding NAD(P) transhydrogenase subunit alpha, whose amino-acid sequence MSENHQPKTIGIVKTPNDPRVCLLPKEVKRLITELKYNVQFEPGLGSSLQIEDSQYIDTGATSVSRQQLFKTSDIILSVNHTYNGEELKDDSLFIGIFNPLFHSSKLNIYKEHSASVFSLDLLPRTTLAQSMDVLSSMASLAGYRAVIKAADLFNGIFPMFTTAAGTLTPAKVLILGAGVAGLQAIATARRLGAVVEAFDVRTSAGEEVRSLGATFVEVEGHTESASAGGYAVEQTEEYKQKQKELIHQHILSANVVISTANIPGRKAPLLIETRSVDAMQAGSVIIDLAAEQGGNCELSKNNEIIVYKGVTILGNSNLSAEISSSASRLLSNNYFSFLKYMSKVEKPDDPLLSASQILNKGQWTHPHFKSTQIT is encoded by the coding sequence ATGAGCGAAAATCATCAGCCAAAAACCATTGGAATTGTTAAAACCCCAAATGATCCGCGGGTTTGTTTATTACCCAAAGAAGTAAAACGCCTAATTACCGAATTAAAATACAACGTTCAATTTGAACCTGGACTCGGGAGCTCACTGCAAATTGAGGACAGTCAATATATTGACACAGGCGCAACAAGCGTTTCTCGGCAACAATTATTTAAAACTTCGGATATAATCCTATCGGTTAACCATACCTATAATGGAGAAGAGTTAAAAGATGACTCTTTGTTTATCGGTATTTTCAATCCGCTTTTCCATTCGTCAAAATTAAATATTTACAAAGAACATTCTGCGTCGGTTTTCAGTCTGGATCTGCTTCCGCGTACAACTTTGGCACAATCGATGGACGTACTTTCTTCCATGGCTTCGTTGGCGGGATATAGAGCAGTAATTAAAGCTGCCGACTTATTTAACGGAATTTTTCCAATGTTTACAACCGCTGCTGGGACGCTTACTCCTGCAAAGGTTTTGATATTGGGTGCTGGAGTTGCGGGACTTCAGGCAATTGCAACCGCTCGAAGATTGGGAGCTGTGGTAGAAGCTTTTGACGTGCGAACTTCAGCAGGGGAAGAAGTTAGAAGTCTTGGAGCAACCTTCGTTGAAGTGGAAGGCCATACTGAATCTGCCAGTGCAGGCGGATATGCCGTAGAACAAACCGAGGAATACAAACAAAAACAGAAAGAACTGATCCACCAACATATTCTTTCAGCCAATGTGGTAATTAGCACAGCAAATATTCCTGGACGAAAAGCCCCCTTGCTTATCGAAACCCGGTCTGTAGATGCCATGCAGGCGGGAAGTGTAATTATTGACTTGGCAGCGGAACAGGGAGGAAATTGCGAACTTTCCAAAAACAACGAAATAATAGTATATAAGGGCGTAACCATACTCGGAAATTCAAATCTCTCGGCAGAAATATCCAGTTCGGCATCCCGCCTATTATCCAATAACTATTTCTCTTTTTTAAAATATATGTCCAAAGTTGAAAAACCGGATGATCCGTTACTTTCAGCAAGTCAGATATTGAATAAAGGACAATGGACGCACCCTCATTTTAAATCAACCCAAATCACTTAA
- a CDS encoding LysR family transcriptional regulator, with protein MDFRLKVFRTVAEQLSFTKAAKILFVSQPAVTKHINELEKHFGKALFNRHGNTISLTNEGEICLDYANKILSLYESLDREFIELDGNLPSKITLAASTTIAQYILPSLLSKFKSVHPEINVSLINQNSERIEALVLAKKTDLGLVEGNTNNPLLHYEPFLKDEIVLTCRASYRKFKSSELMLEDLLTLPIILREQGSGTRIVIEKAIEAKSLNLQNFNIQMELGSTESIKNYLLYSDSFAFLSIHSIARELKDRSLTIVDIKGLEILRTFQFVGLHGNYNPTSEWMKNYLINHYNLME; from the coding sequence ATGGATTTTAGACTTAAAGTATTTAGAACCGTTGCCGAACAGCTTAGCTTTACAAAGGCGGCAAAAATACTTTTCGTCTCCCAACCCGCAGTAACCAAACATATAAATGAACTGGAAAAGCATTTTGGAAAAGCGCTTTTCAATAGACATGGTAATACCATATCCCTTACCAACGAAGGGGAGATTTGTCTTGATTACGCTAATAAAATCTTATCCCTTTATGAATCTTTAGATAGAGAATTTATCGAATTGGATGGTAACCTTCCGTCCAAGATTACTCTTGCAGCCAGCACAACAATTGCCCAATATATTCTTCCATCATTGCTTTCAAAATTTAAGTCAGTTCATCCAGAAATCAACGTTTCTCTAATTAATCAGAATTCTGAGCGTATTGAAGCCCTGGTACTTGCGAAAAAAACCGATTTAGGTCTGGTGGAAGGCAATACGAACAATCCGTTATTGCATTATGAGCCATTTTTAAAAGATGAAATAGTTTTAACGTGCAGAGCTTCTTATAGAAAATTTAAATCTTCAGAACTTATGTTGGAAGATCTTCTCACTTTACCCATTATTCTTCGTGAACAGGGCTCAGGCACTCGTATCGTAATTGAAAAGGCTATAGAAGCAAAGAGTCTTAACCTACAAAATTTCAACATTCAGATGGAATTGGGCAGTACAGAGAGCATAAAAAACTATCTTCTATATTCCGACAGTTTTGCGTTTCTTTCCATACACTCCATTGCACGCGAGTTAAAAGATAGATCATTGACCATTGTGGATATTAAGGGGCTTGAAATCCTCCGTACTTTTCAGTTTGTTGGACTTCACGGCAATTATAATCCCACCTCGGAATGGATGAAGAATTACCTGATCAACCATTATAACCTAATGGAATAG